The Eremothecium cymbalariae DBVPG#7215 chromosome 7, complete sequence genome contains the following window.
CGTCATCAACAGCTAACAATGCGCCGCAGTCTTTGAGAGACGAAGTGGTAAGTGATACCCAAGAACCATCAGCAGAAGATGAGACGGAACAAGCTACTCTGACAAAACATATAAATGCTTCcagtgatgaagaaaatgatgatgccACCCGGGAGACTGTAAAGCCTACTCCAGGTGGCTGGGATGATCTAGGCTTGCAAGGAGATGATAAGCTTACACAGCAGAGCCACTCTGCAAAACATTCATCTGTGATACCTGTAGATAACGCATTGCCTGCTGTCAGTTCTGCAAAACAGCAAACGCCTCTAACTACATCAAAGGATGAGCATGTTTCTCAAATGACCAACCCAGTTTGGTCTAGAACTGTAACTTCTGATACCTCAGTAGCCAGTGAGACTGCAAATAAAGTATCCGCAACTCATGAGGAGGCGTTTTATGAGGCAACAGGGTCAACGTCTCTAAATAAGAACAAGAATTCTATTCCGTTTAGTGACGACGCATTTGCTGATCTCGAGCAAGCATCTCCTGAGGATGACTTTGGAAATGGTTTAAACGGAATGAATtccattgaagaatttgaaactATAGAAAATGGTGATCTAGACGATGAATTACAGGAAACGGGTTTTACAGGAACTTCAACCATAGGCACCGTTGGAGCTTCTTATGGCCCTCCTCCAACCCATATTACTTCAGGCCAAGCAACGTCACCAGTTGGCAACGATGAATGGGAAGAGCTCTTCTCCGGTTTCGGTAACAGCACACCTGGCCTCAAAAATCCCACTCCCCAAACAACTGTTGGTCTCGGCTCCTCGAACATGGAATCGCCTACTTTGAAATCTCCAGTAAATCGTGCAATTGCCACCACGCCAAAATCTATAGCAATAGAAGAACTTAGTAACATGGGTttttctgaagaagaagctgttAAAGCACTAGAAAAATGTAAGTGGGATCTAGAAGCAGCAACTAATTTTCTATTGGACAATGCCTAGGCTATgtttaatatttcaaaagagCTATTCGCTCTTCGTTCGTAGTGtagatttttcttttagaTCAGGTAATTAGTTTAGTTACAAGACGGCTCGATGTTTGTATTTGATTCAGGTTGATAAAATACAAATCTAAATGATAATTATCCGGTGAATGTACTTTATTTATATACTACAACGTTTTTTGATGGCTGCGTAAATATTTATTGGTTCTCCCGCGTTTCCAATAGCATGTTTTCCATACCTTGTCGTAGCTCGGATGTTCTACCACCAATATCGTTACCCATGTATCTGTTGTAGATATTCTCTAAGTCATCCAGCTCGTTCTTTATTGCCTCATTGAGTCGGCTTAATTCGTCTTTTAATTCTGAATTCATACTTTCTAAAGTCTTGGCACGATCATCCAATTTCTTCACTGACATCCATTTGCAACTCTCAATGTTCCCTAAGATAAGTTGTTCCGGTGAAAGTTCTTCAACCTTTATACGATTCAAGTTGTCGTCGTTTGAAGACTTTGATCTTAATTTTGCTTTCAACATCAAGTCATCTAACTCGTCTAACTTCGCTTGGGCGTTAcgttcttcaaatatagCTTGAAATTCTTGCTTGCATAGTTGGGACCAAAACTCACACACCTGAGTTTGACACGTTTTTAGATTGTTATAACCTTCTCTGGTAGAAATGTAACTTGGATAACAACTTGATAACTTATCCCAATTTTGCAATTTTGCAATAGATTGCGATAATGCCTTATCACAAACTTGGTTCAATCTCTTGAACCTGATTCTATGATCTGCAGTCATATCCAAAACTCCTTATTCTGTTATTAAGTTAGTTGTGTTTGTTGTGGGTTGAAGATAAgaattgtttttaaaaggCGAAAGTTGGTGAACATAAAAACCCTTTGAACATACTGTCAACTAGTTTTGTTAGTAGTTCTTCAGACAAGAGAAAATTGAATAGGGCAACATACTTTTAGTGTTCGAAATTACTTAGTCGATGGTCAGCGGAGTATGAAGGGATATTTACCTGCACCAATGGGCCAAGTTTTGAATGTTTCCAACTTGCTGCACCTATCATCGCAGTACAAGTCTGTAACCAAAGCAGGTCTCGCCCCACGTTTGGATACACTTTGGTACTTGGTAGCAGCTGCTACATTTACTTCTTGCAATGAACCTAAGGAAATTCCTAAGTTATACCACTTTGCATTGCTGCAAGAGGCTAGTAAAGCTCGGGCTACTTTGtcagatgaagatattgctAGACAAGTTATTTCtttgtttgaaaaagagGAAAGGATAAGAAGAGAAGTGTTCAGTAGGTGGTACCAGGAGCCAACCTCAGGCCAACTGCTTATCACAAAAAGGTTTAGAGAAGCTATTTTAAGGACGAGCGCATTGAGTGGGCTACCAAAAGCTATAAATAGTCTTCGAGAATTGGCACAAGAGACCCCTGAAAACCTATTACCTTTCCAGCCAACAATATCAAGCGATGAAACCGATTCTCAcaaattgttcaaaaatGTTCATAGAGATATTGATATGTCTACCCAAGAGGTTGTAGACCGAGGTATGGCTCTTTGGAATCGTATCTATGGCAAAGTCTCAAATAAAGTCATTAACAATCTAAACAACAGTTATCCTGACCTTTGGTATCATACCATGGCCCATATATATGGACCACTTCTTTCAGAGGCAGGAACTCTTGATCCACAAGAATTGAGTATGATAATTATTGCGAGCCTTGTACCCCAGGACGTTAATGCTCAATTATGGGGACATTTAAAAGGTGCATCCAACCTAGGTTGTGATCGTGAGGTGATTGATGTGGTGAGAGATTTAAGTATCACCATATCAAGATTATGTAATGTTAACTGGAAAATGGGAATCACAAAATTATGAAGCTGAGACGCACTTATTTATTATCCGGTGTATCATAATCGTTAGTCTAAATTATCTATCTATGTACAATGACTTATGTGGTTACATTACATTTGGGAAACAAACGATATCTAGAGGCCACATCATTTCTTGCCAAATATGTCTAGTGAAAATGTAGCAAGCTTAGAGGTTATTTTGTAAATTTTTATACTATTACCATCATCAGGAGTTTGTTGAGAAGCCGTGTTGTTGCTTTCATTGGAAGCCGAGTCATTAGTATCAATCATTTCGTCAAACTTACGGCCAAACAATTGCCACCACCATTGGACTTTGTTAAGGTCAGGTAAAATccaatcttcttcttcctgTGGATTGATGGGTTTAAAACTCGAGTTGGTAAATTCTCGGGTTCTAGAGCGGAAGTAGTCCCAAACACTACGAGTTGTATTATATGCATCATTGAATACTCTTTCCTTTTCGTTATCGAAGATGAACGTTCCATATTGGCATGAATAAAGGTGATAGACTAATCTTCTTAAGAAACGTTCGTTGAATTCGAACTGCTCTGGATTTTGTATTAGTAATTGATATACGCAGTCCAAAAACTGCTGGAAAATCGGCGAACCGAGTTTTAGATTagtcttctttttaatatgACTTGATTTCCTTACCACTAATTCTGAAGTGGATACAGCAACATCTGTATATTCACCATTATCTATTGGCTGGTTATTCGAGATATTTATACGATTGATTGAGTTGTCTCTGAAAACTGACTCTGAGCTGAGATGGCCACATCTTTCTGCAAATCTATGTCCAAATGAAAGCCAATCCTTTTCGACAAGAACCATGAAACCTTCAAAAGTTCTGAAATAAGGATCTAGGCAAAGCTGGACAAGTGAACAAATTTGAGCGGTACGATCCCAGCCATCGGAGCAATGGACTAAAATATTGGATCTATTGAAAATGATAGATTTTGTTAATGTATCTGCTGACGAAAGTAATAGCCTTATGTGCTTTAACCAATTCGCTGCTTTGCTGATGTTTAACGAGTGCCTGTCTATAGGTAAATTCAAGTCATTGTCAACTATGAAGTTCTCCACCATGAAATTTAGTGTATCTCTCATAACATGGATATTGTCTATGCCAAGAAACATCCTTGTGCAAGTATTGTTGAAGCTGTAATTGTCCATATTTTCGGTACCTCCGCCTAAAGCAGTTTGGGCCATCGCATTGGTGGCAGGCCTTGCATCGACAATCAGGTTCTTATTCGTTTGGTTTATCGCACATTTGAAAGACTCATAAACAATTTTTTCATCTTGGATCGACCTTTGTTGAGTCAATCCAGGAAGGGGTTGTGCAGATCGTATGATTGAGGCCCCTGTCTTCTTATAATAATAGGTCAACACCGGTATTCTGTTTTGAGATCTATATTTGCTTGCATGCTTTAAAAGAGCATCAGAAATCATAGCAGGTACCACTAAAATTCGGGGATATGTGCCACACAATTGGAAATTATCGTTAACGCTAGTAGATCGCCAAGTTGAATCAGAGTCCAAGGTTAATCCTTGTCTTCTAAATTCCAATAACGGTTCATAAAGCTTCCAACTATTAAATTGCAACTctgttttatttggaacataTATAAACGCATAGAGTTGTGAAGCTTGGTGTAAAACAGTTAAATGTAAAATAGAGTCAAAAACGTCCTGCGCCGTGGATTCTATAGGGAAATCTAACGAGAAAACTGTATAATCCTTACCAACGATCTTAACGTTTGCAAACCCCCATATATCTTTCCCTCTATATAAAGGCTTGGTACTACCATCCAGATCATGCTTATGCTTCGATATAATCGCACTAcctttatttttaaaaacagtCCCAATAGTAGGATAAGAAACCCAAAACTCTCTAGAAATAGACCCACTAGTAAATATCAAATGATGTGTAGTCAGATGCAACGTACCTTCTATCGATACCCCTTTTTTATGGAGTATAACGTTGTTAACCTAAAAATAACAGGCTATAGTTAGTATTCATGAAACAAAACTGCTTGCTGCTACAGCTTCCCattgatataatataactTCATTCCATACATAACACATACTTTTGCGACTTTGATATATTCCATCTCATCCAGGTTTTGAAGAGGGCAAATAACACTATATACTATCCTTCAGAAAACCTAGAAGCGAACAGGAACTCTGCGATGAACGGCCACTGCTTAGCTCCATCTATCGGGTTCTTCCTTTAACAGGGGAGAGTGAGATATGCAGTATTAGAAATCCCAATGTTCCCAACCAGGGCCCATCAAATATAGTGTTACCCGCACAAAATATCCTTAACTGAAGGGCGCCATGAACCTGGAATCTGAATGACAGCATCCAGACCGATAAATGATAGAGGTTTGGGGAATAAACACACAAGATTATAGAGTTTTTTATGTATATTTTATGACGATATTtaccaatatttgaagCGGTAAACATTTTGTACAGcaaaatatgaagataGGAACCAACCATGAAGAGGCAAGGGTTAACATAGACAAAGACCTTTTTTTAtatcaaaga
Protein-coding sequences here:
- the YMR1 gene encoding phosphatidylinositol-3-phosphatase YMR1 (similar to Ashbya gossypii ABR152C), yielding MEYIKVAKVNNVILHKKGVSIEGTLHLTTHHLIFTSGSISREFWVSYPTIGTVFKNKGSAIISKHKHDLDGSTKPLYRGKDIWGFANVKIVGKDYTVFSLDFPIESTAQDVFDSILHLTVLHQASQLYAFIYVPNKTELQFNSWKLYEPLLEFRRQGLTLDSDSTWRSTSVNDNFQLCGTYPRILVVPAMISDALLKHASKYRSQNRIPVLTYYYKKTGASIIRSAQPLPGLTQQRSIQDEKIVYESFKCAINQTNKNLIVDARPATNAMAQTALGGGTENMDNYSFNNTCTRMFLGIDNIHVMRDTLNFMVENFIVDNDLNLPIDRHSLNISKAANWLKHIRLLLSSADTLTKSIIFNRSNILVHCSDGWDRTAQICSLVQLCLDPYFRTFEGFMVLVEKDWLSFGHRFAERCGHLSSESVFRDNSINRINISNNQPIDNGEYTDVAVSTSELVVRKSSHIKKKTNLKLGSPIFQQFLDCVYQLLIQNPEQFEFNERFLRRLVYHLYSCQYGTFIFDNEKERVFNDAYNTTRSVWDYFRSRTREFTNSSFKPINPQEEEDWILPDLNKVQWWWQLFGRKFDEMIDTNDSASNESNNTASQQTPDDGNSIKIYKITSKLATFSLDIFGKK
- the PXP2 gene encoding Pxp2p (similar to Ashbya gossypii ABR151W), with the protein product MKGYLPAPMGQVLNVSNLLHLSSQYKSVTKAGLAPRLDTLWYLVAAATFTSCNEPKEIPKLYHFALLQEASKARATLSDEDIARQVISLFEKEERIRREVFSRWYQEPTSGQLLITKRFREAILRTSALSGLPKAINSLRELAQETPENLLPFQPTISSDETDSHKLFKNVHRDIDMSTQEVVDRGMALWNRIYGKVSNKVINNLNNSYPDLWYHTMAHIYGPLLSEAGTLDPQELSMIIIASLVPQDVNAQLWGHLKGASNLGCDREVIDVVRDLSITISRLCNVNWKMGITKL
- the NNF1 gene encoding MIND complex subunit NNF1 (similar to Ashbya gossypii ABR150C) encodes the protein MTADHRIRFKRLNQVCDKALSQSIAKLQNWDKLSSCYPSYISTREGYNNLKTCQTQVCEFWSQLCKQEFQAIFEERNAQAKLDELDDLMLKAKLRSKSSNDDNLNRIKVEELSPEQLILGNIESCKWMSVKKLDDRAKTLESMNSELKDELSRLNEAIKNELDDLENIYNRYMGNDIGGRTSELRQGMENMLLETRENQ